The following proteins are co-located in the Maridesulfovibrio sp. genome:
- a CDS encoding response regulator, whose protein sequence is MTPEQDPYFFVLADDDPRLHEYTVSILRDAGILEKHESFYDPVSFLAFLKESEEEPDVILLDVHFEGSGLSGVDILPYIREEYPYIPVILLTGMDAEATDEAQSDVFTYFIPKPVTEDHLLRMLHFYLGKSKKTAEQVNTLMAQMEEVKGYHQLLEEEVEQLQDEQRRLEEQSRTEKGTGSEKGFEKVTEILESLLTKSEALPSFIADLEKVYSTQFKLFKKVIETLIRFDVQDTGTPGMNIHKVKGTQNVFSARLSRKVRLFYYSSAKTVRKRLLRLDIYHDTKGMDKWIKNNYHSYAEIEE, encoded by the coding sequence ATGACCCCGGAACAGGACCCGTATTTTTTTGTTTTGGCAGACGATGACCCGCGTTTGCACGAATACACTGTTTCCATCCTCCGCGATGCGGGAATCCTTGAGAAACATGAATCTTTCTACGACCCTGTCTCTTTTCTGGCATTCCTGAAGGAATCCGAGGAAGAACCGGATGTTATCCTGCTTGATGTACACTTCGAAGGCTCCGGACTTAGTGGCGTTGATATCCTTCCTTATATTCGTGAAGAATATCCATATATTCCTGTCATCCTGCTGACAGGAATGGATGCTGAGGCCACAGACGAAGCCCAATCCGATGTATTTACCTACTTCATCCCCAAGCCGGTAACCGAAGACCACCTACTGCGTATGCTCCATTTCTATCTTGGGAAAAGCAAGAAAACTGCTGAGCAGGTCAATACTCTTATGGCCCAAATGGAAGAGGTTAAGGGTTACCACCAGTTGCTGGAAGAAGAAGTGGAACAGCTTCAGGATGAACAACGAAGACTGGAAGAACAAAGCAGAACCGAGAAGGGTACCGGATCCGAGAAAGGATTTGAAAAAGTAACTGAAATACTTGAATCCCTGCTCACAAAAAGTGAAGCCCTGCCTAGCTTCATTGCTGATCTTGAAAAAGTCTACTCCACCCAGTTCAAGCTGTTTAAAAAGGTCATTGAAACCCTGATCCGCTTTGACGTGCAGGATACCGGAACACCGGGCATGAACATCCACAAGGTTAAAGGAACCCAGAACGTTTTCAGCGCCCGACTATCCAGAAAGGTAAGGCTCTTTTATTACAGCTCAGCTAAGACTGTCAGAAAAAGGCTTCTAAGATTGGACATTTACCACGACACCAAGGGTATGGACAAGTGGATTAAAAACAACTACCATTCTTACGCTGAAATAGAAGAATAG